The Treponema primitia ZAS-1 DNA segment CCCTGCTCCTTTGTAGGCTCGGAAACTGACACCGGCAATTCATATTTTTTTTGTAACCCGTCCTTTAATACCTGCCCAAGGCTGGTTAAGTCCTCTTTTTTAAAGTTAAATCCGCCGGTAAAATCAAGATCTTCGCTCAACCGTTCGGAGCCGTAACAATTCCGAAGGCAGGTTCCGCCGATAAAGGTCAGGTCCCGAAGGTAGCCGGCTTTATTCATCTCCCGTAATATATCGTGATGCAGTATTTCTTTTTCCACAACCGGACGAAGGGTAGCATAGGTTCCATCCGCTTCCAACGCAATTTCAACGGTCCGATCAAATAAATTCACGGACCGCATCCCGATTAATCAGTTCCATGGATCGTTTTGCCGCCCGCATATCCTGTAACGCAAGCTGCGCCGACGCCCGCCATAATCTATACCTCCGGTCATAGATAAGCAGGGCGCTTATATCATCAAAATGTTTTTTTGTGTGAACAAATTCTATGGAACCCCATTTGCCGCAGGCAATAATGCCGGAACGTCCGCCGGTTACCAGACTTATCCACCCTAAGGGTATTTGGGATATCATCCCTTCTTCGCTAAGGGCGCTTTCCAGGCTTAGATAACAAAAGCTCTCTTCCCGCAGCCGCGAAGCGGTATGATACAGCTCGCAGCCCTTTGGGTATCCTGCCTTTGGATACAGGTACATCCCCCGGCAAATCCGTATCAGCACACCCGATTTCGCCGCTCTTCCCAGCAACACCCGCAGAGCCGGGGCGGTCATTTCAGGAA contains these protein-coding regions:
- the abiEi gene encoding type IV toxin-antitoxin system AbiEi family antitoxin — its product is MQSIQRLKSTLESLASAEHYLFSASDFYQIFPEMTAPALRVLLGRAAKSGVLIRICRGMYLYPKAGYPKGCELYHTASRLREESFCYLSLESALSEEGMISQIPLGWISLVTGGRSGIIACGKWGSIEFVHTKKHFDDISALLIYDRRYRLWRASAQLALQDMRAAKRSMELINRDAVREFI